The proteins below are encoded in one region of Cucurbita pepo subsp. pepo cultivar mu-cu-16 chromosome LG10, ASM280686v2, whole genome shotgun sequence:
- the LOC111803513 gene encoding uncharacterized protein LOC111803513 — translation MAGSNTRWSHGFHGKSIKDEDFDEEQAWGFPSETKKEEASSPVATKFKHFNSSASSSSSSSSSAWCMQISSAPKMIPKAKTTPNQEPKTVKRSSAPLEIPDWSKIYGRNGNMGSHWMGEEYGFINDDEEEEEEEDVMVPPHEWIARKLARTQISSFSVCEGIGRTLKGRDLSKVRNAILTKTGFLE, via the coding sequence ATGGCAGGTTCCAACACCAGATGGAGCCATGGGTTTCATGGAAAATCAATCAAAGACGAAGACTTTGATGAAGAACAAGCGTGGGGCTTTCCCAGCgaaaccaaaaaagaagaagcttCGAGCCCCGTGGCAACAAAATTCAAGCACTTCAATTCATCagcctcttcttcttcttcttcgtcttcctctGCTTGGTGCATGCAGATCAGCTCTGCTCCAAAAATGATCCCAAAAGCCAAAACCACACCCAATCAAGAACCCAAAACTGTGAAGAGATCCTCAGCTCCTTTGGAGATACCAGACTGGTCCAAGATATATGGAAGAAATGGCAACATGGGTAGTCATTGGATGGGCGAGGAATACGGCTTTATTAACGATgatgaggaggaagaggaggaggaggatgtTATGGTTCCTCCACATGAATGGATTGCTAGGAAGCTTGCAAGGACCCAGATTTCATCCTTCTCAGTTTGTGAAGGCATTGGAAGAACATTGAAGGGAAGAGATCTAAGTAAAGTGAGGAATGCCATATTGACCAAAACTGGGTTTTTGGAGTGA